One region of Terriglobales bacterium genomic DNA includes:
- the rplF gene encoding 50S ribosomal protein L6, with protein sequence MSRIGKKPIALPQGVKVSIQGNTVSVQGPKGKLETELPRGIQMAQENGHLVAKRENDSQAALHGLARALVNNAVEGVTRGWTRELEIVGIGYRAEMKGKQTVVFTLGYSHPIEYPLPSGIEVAVDAKQTRLTITGADRQKVGQVAAEMRGLRPPDPYKNKGVRYAGERLKKKVGKTGAK encoded by the coding sequence ATGTCGAGAATCGGTAAAAAACCAATTGCCCTCCCGCAAGGGGTGAAGGTTTCCATACAGGGCAACACCGTGTCCGTTCAGGGCCCGAAGGGAAAGCTCGAAACCGAGCTTCCGCGCGGCATCCAGATGGCGCAGGAGAACGGCCACCTGGTGGCCAAGCGCGAGAACGACTCGCAGGCCGCGCTGCACGGCCTGGCACGGGCGCTGGTGAACAACGCCGTCGAAGGCGTCACCCGAGGCTGGACGCGCGAGCTGGAAATCGTCGGCATCGGCTACCGCGCCGAGATGAAGGGCAAGCAGACCGTGGTGTTCACGCTCGGCTACTCGCATCCCATCGAGTACCCGCTGCCTTCCGGCATCGAGGTCGCGGTGGACGCGAAGCAGACGCGCCTGACCATCACCGGCGCCGACCGGCAGAAGGTCGGCCAGGTTGCCGCCGAAATGCGCGGCCTGCGTCCGCCCGACCCGTACAAGAACAAGGGCGTGCGCTACGCCGGCGAGCGGCTGAAGAAGAAGGTCGGCAAGACGGGAGCCAAGTAA